Proteins encoded in a region of the Vicia villosa cultivar HV-30 ecotype Madison, WI linkage group LG5, Vvil1.0, whole genome shotgun sequence genome:
- the LOC131607163 gene encoding glucan endo-1,3-beta-glucosidase-like — MSIIFLLVAILSIGLEFTGVQSIGVCYGTNGNNLPSRQEVIDLYKSKGIGGMRIYSPDEEALQALRGSNIELILDVPRDTLSSLTDANEATNWVTKYVTPYSQDVKIKYITVGNEIHPDYNEAQYVLTALQNIQKAISSANLQGQIKVSIAIDMTLIGNSYPPKDGVFTDQAKSYIQPIINFLVSNGSPLLANVYPYFAYIGNEQNIHLDYALFNQQGNNDAGYQNLFDAQLDSVYAALGQVGGSNLQIVVSESGWPSAGGDGATTVDNASTYYNNLINHVKSGNGTPLKPGTAIETYLFAMFDENLKNGASTEQHFGLFNPDKSPKYQISFN, encoded by the exons ATGTCTATCATTTTTCTGCTTGTTGCTATACTGTCCATTGGACTAGAATTTACAG GTGTACAATCCATAGGAGTTTGCTATGGCACGAATGGCAATAATCTACCATCAAGGCAGGAAGTTATAGATTTATACAAATCAAAAGGCATTGGTGGGATGCGTATATACAGTCCTGATGAAGAAGCCCTACAAGCCCTTAGAGGTTCCAACATTGAGTTGATCCTTGATGTGCCTAGGGATACTCTTTCTTCTCTAACAGATGCCAATGAAGCCACAAATTGGGTAACCAAATATGTGACACCCTACTCACAGGATGTTAAAATTAAGTACATCACTGTTGGAAATGAAATCCACCCTGATTACAATGAGGCCCAATACGTTCTCACTGCGTTACAAAACATTCAAAAAGCAATTTCATCAGCCAATTTACAAGGCCAAATCAAGGTCTCAATAGCAATAGACATGACTTTGATCGGTAATTCCTATCCTCCCAAGGATGGTGTTTTTACTGACCAAGCCAAGTCATATATACAACCAATAATCAATTTCCTAGTGAGCAATGGATCGCCACTTCTTGCAAATGTGTATCCGTATTTTGCTTATATCGGAAATGAACAAAACATTCATCTTGACTATGCTCTTTTTAATCAGCAAGGAAACAATGACGCTGGTTACCAAAATCTCTTTGACGCGCAGTTAGATTCAGTATATGCTGCTCTTGGGCAAGTTGGGGGATCGAATTTGCAGATAGTTGTGTCTGAGAGTGGTTGGCCATCTGCTGGTGGAGATGGAGCCACAACTGTCGATAATGCTTCCACATATTATAATAATTTGATTAATCACGTAAAGAGTGGGAATGGGACTCCGTTGAAGCCTGGTACAGCTATTGAGACTTACTTGTTTGCCATGTTTGATGAAAATCTGAAGAATGGTGCATCAACGGAGCAACATTTTGGTCTCTTTAACCCTGACAAATCACCTAAGTATCAAATAAGtttcaattaa